GGTCATCGACTTGATCGGGCCGGCGATGCTGCGCGCGGCGATCAACGCCAGACCGATGCCGATCATCACGGCGGCGATGCCCGCGATCAGCGACACCATGATGCCTTCGCGCAGATCGGCCGCCGCTTCAGCGGTCGCTTGTTCCGCCACGTCGAAGAAATTCTTCTGCATCGGATCGGCGATGCCGAAGATCTTCGCCGCCTCCGCGTTCGTCGCGTCGATCGCCGCGCGCCATTCGGGCGCCTCGACCGACACGTTGCGCGCGCGCAGATCGCGCAGCGCCATCGCGCGCGCGATATAGGCATCGACCGCGGCGCGAAGTTCGCGAATTTGCCGCAGACGCTCGGGATTGACCGTCGATTTCTCCAGGCTTTCGAAGCCCGCCGCGACGGCCTTCAGCGATACCTGCGCATTGTCCCAGCGCGCCAGATCGTTCGTCGCCACGCCGATCCAAATATGCGCGCGGCCTTCGTGCATGCTGCGCAGCGATTGCTGGATCAGCGTTTCGTTGTTCTTGATCCGCACGACGCGTTCGAATGCCGCGATCGTATCCCTGGATGCGTCGACGTTGTAGTAGCTGAGGCCGGCGATCATCAGAACCAGCAGACCGAAACCGATCAACAGGCGGTAGGCGATTTTGAGATTGGCGAGCATTGGGGACTCCTGCGCGGTCGGAAATTCTTGCGCCGATCAATGCGCCGGAGTCTTTAAGCGCGGGTTAATCCGCACGCCGATAAGTCGCATCGCGTGCGAAATTTATTCCGACAATTTTCGGGGTATTCGCGGGGTTAACCCGCCGCTAACCAACGCCACGCCGGATCGCGCAACGCCTGGTCGTCGCACGTAGTCAGAACGCCGATGCGCGGATCGTCGAGGATCGCGACGGTTTCTCCGCCCCAGCGATCGAGCCATGCGGCGAGCGACGCCGCTTCGGCCGCGTCGAGATCGTCGGCAAGATGCCACAAGCCGATCGCATAGAAGCCCGATGCGCGTGCGCCGATCGCGCGTTGCAGATCGGCATACATATCGGCACCGTCGCGCTTCTCGGGGTACACGGGCAGATAGATGCGCCCGTGATTGCGGTTGCCGACGAACGGCCCGCCGAGCCTGATCGCCGCGTTGCCGGTGCGCGCGCGCCACGCATTGCCCGCACGCAGATAGCCGTCCGCCCCTTGCCCATCGACCGGCCCGGCGATGGTCGCGTGCAGTACGTCGCGGCGCTTGTCCTGCGTCGTCCACGCGATTTTTTTCGCGACCGCGCGGCCGCGCAGATCGGCGTCGAGTTCGCGATAGATGGCGCTCGCCAGCAACGTCTCCGTCGCGACATGCACGGCGAGCGCATGGCGCGGCGTGGCGTAATAGCCGCGCTGGTAATCCTTGCCCGGCACTGACGCGATAATCTTGGGATGGGCGGGATCGACCAGCGGCAAATGCGCGAGACGATAATCCTCGCCCAACGCGAAACCTTCGCCGGGAACGAAACGATGTCGGGAGGCTTCGTAGCGCAGATCCGCGCCGGAACAGAAAATCACCGCAGCGGCGCGCTATCGACCTGCGGGCGCGGATTGGCCGGCAGCGGGGCCGGCTGCGTCGGCTGCGGACCGTTGGACATGACCCGCAATTGACCCGTGCGCGGCGTCATCGAGAATTCGACCTTGCTGGCGGCCGTGATCGTGCCCGACGGGTTGATCTGGATCGTCGCCACGCGGTCGCCCTGCTGGAACACGAGCACCGAATTCGCCGAGCGGATATTCGACACCTCGGACCAGCCGAAGCGCGGCATCTCGCGGCGGTAGAATTCGTACATGTCCGCGACCGAACTGCCCGGCGACAGCACGATTCGGCCGAACCATGCGCCGTCATTGCCCATGACGAACAGATTGTTGAGATCGACCGACGCGTTGGCCGGCATCGGCACGTCGGTGAAGCGCACGAAACCGGGACCGGGCGACGCGTTCTTGTCGTTCGGACCCGCCGCCGAACCGGTCGACGCAGATTGGCCCGTCAAGCCGCACGCCCCCAAAACGAGGGCGGTGACGGCAACGATTCCCAAATTGCGAATTGCGGTTAGGCGCAAAACCGACTCCCGAGTCGCGAAGATGTCGTTAGTGTTTCGCCCCGCTCCGCTTACGTCAAGTGGCGGCGAGCAATCCGTCGCGTAAGGTGAGCTTTCGATCCATCCGATCGGCGAGTTCGGGATTATGCGTCGCGACCAACGCCGCCAGCCCGGTCGTGCGCACGAGATTCAACAATTCCGAAAACACGCCTTCGGCGGTCCGCGGATCGAGATTCCCCGTGGGTTCGTCGGCCAACAACACGCGCGGCCCGTTGGCGACGGCGCGCACGATCGCCACGCGCTGCTGCTCGCCGCCCGACAGACGCGCGGGGCGATGATCCTCGCGCGCCGACAAGCCCACGCGCGCGAGCAGTTCCTTGGCGCGCGATGCCGCCTGCACTTTCGTTTTGCCGGCGACGAGTTGCGGCATCATCACGTTTTCAAGCGCGGTGAATTCCGGCAGCAGATGATGGAACTGATAGACGAAGCCGATATCGGAAAGCCGTGCCTTGGTGCGTTCCGCTTCGTCCATCATCGCGCAATCGCGCCCGCCGAGCAGGACCGCACCTTCGTCGGGCTTCTCCAACAGCCCCGCGCAATGCAGCAGCGTCGATTTGCCCGCCCCCGACGGGCCGATCAGCGCCACGCATTCGCCGGGCATCAAGCGAAGCTCGGCGCCGCGCAAGACATGCAGCGTGCCGCCCGCTTGCGAAAAACGGCGATGCAGGGCTTTGAGTTCGAGCGCCGCGTCACTCATAGCGCAGGGCCTCGACCGGATCGAGACGCGCTGCGCGCCACGCGGGATAGATCGTCGCCAGGAACGACAGGCCCAGCGCCATCAGCACGACCTGGATGACTTCGTTCGGGTCGGTCTTCGACGGCATCGTCGCGAGGAAATAGACCTCGGCCGAGAACAATTGCGTGCCCGTCACCCATTGCAGGAACTGGCGGATATGCTCGATGTTGAGATTGAACAACATGCCCAAGCCCAGGCCCGCGAAGGTGCCGAGCACGCCGATCGACGCGCCCGCCATGAAGAAGATGCACAAAACCGATCCGCGCGAAGCGCCCATCGTGCGCAGGATCGCGATGTCGCGCGACTTGTCCTTCACCAGCATGATGAGGGACGAGATGATGTTGAACGCGGCGACCAGGATGATCAGCGTCAGGATCAGGAACATCACGTTCCGCTCGACCTGCACCGCGTTGAAGAAGCTGGAATTGGCTTGCTGCCAATCGAGCACGCGCACCGGCTGCTGGGCCGCCGCGATCACGTCCTGGCGCGCGCGCCACACGCGTTGCGGATCGCGCACGAAAACTTCGATGCCCGACACGTCCTCGCCGGTGCGGAAGAAATTCTGCCCCGCCTCCATCGGCAGGAACACGAAAGCGTTGTCGTATTCGAACATGCCGACTTCGTAGATCGCGGCGATTTTGAAGGCGCGCAAGCGCGGCATCGTGCCGAAAGCGGTGACGTTGCCTTGCGGCGAAATCAGCGTGATCCGGTCGCCGACCTTCAAGCCCATGCGACCGGCCATGCGAATACCGATCATCGCCGCGTCGTCGCCCGTGAAATCGGCGATGTCGCCCGATTTGACGTTGGAGACGATCAGCGTGCGCCGCGCCATATCTTCGGGCTTCATTGCGCGCACGAGCGCGCCGCTCGCCGCCCCGTTCGCCGTCGCCATCGCCTGGCCTTCGACCAGCGCCGTCGCGTCGACCACATCGGGAAGTGAACGCATGCGCTGGGCGACCGCATCCCAATCGCGCAGCGGTTCGGCGGCGCCATAGACGGTCATATGGCCGTTGAGGCCGAGGATGCGGCCGAGCAATTCGGCGCGGAAGCCATTCATCACGCCCATGACGATGATGAGCGTGGCGACACCCAGCGCGATCCCGGTCAGCGAGAACCACGCGATGACGGAGATGAAACCTTCCTGGCGGCGCGCGCGCAGATAGCGCATCGCCACCATCCGCTCGAACACGCCGAAGGCCATGCGCGGGCTCAGGCCGCCGGCGCGAGCAGGCGGTTCAACGCCTCCTCGACCGACAATTCGATACGCTCGCCCGTGCGGCGGCGCTTCAATTCGACCTTGCCGTTGGCGAGGCCGCGCGGGCCCACGACCAGCTGCCAGGGCAAGCCGATCAGATCCATCGTCGCGAATTTGGCGCCGGCACTGTCGGACGTATCGGCGTAGAGCACGTCTTTGCCCGCCTTCTGGAGCTTGGCGTAAAGGTCTTCGCACGCCGCGTCGCATTTGGCGTCGCCCACGCGAAGATTGACCAACGCCACGTCGAACGGCGCCACGGCGTCGGGCCATACGATGCCCGCTTCGTCGTGGCTCGCTTCGATCAACGCGCCCACGAGGCGCGACACGCCGATGCCGTAGGAGCCCATCTCGACCAGTACCGGTGCCCCGTCGGGCCCCGCGACCTGGGCGTTCATCGGCTTCGAATATTTGGTGCCGAAATAGAAGATGTGGCCGACTTCGATGCCGCGCGCCTTGCGCAATTGGTCGGGCGGGACCGGGCATTTCGCGGGATCGTGCATCTCGCTGGTCGCGGCGTATTTCGACAGCCACTCGTCGACCAGCGGCTGCAGATCAGCCGAGAAATCGACGTCCTTCTTCAGCACGTCGGCTTCCATCCACGACGCGTCGCAATAGACTTCCGACTCGCCCGTATCGGCCAGGATGATGAACTCATGGCTGAG
This genomic interval from Alphaproteobacteria bacterium contains the following:
- a CDS encoding ABC transporter ATP-binding protein, coding for MSDAALELKALHRRFSQAGGTLHVLRGAELRLMPGECVALIGPSGAGKSTLLHCAGLLEKPDEGAVLLGGRDCAMMDEAERTKARLSDIGFVYQFHHLLPEFTALENVMMPQLVAGKTKVQAASRAKELLARVGLSAREDHRPARLSGGEQQRVAIVRAVANGPRVLLADEPTGNLDPRTAEGVFSELLNLVRTTGLAALVATHNPELADRMDRKLTLRDGLLAAT
- a CDS encoding lipoprotein-releasing ABC transporter permease subunit — protein: MAFGVFERMVAMRYLRARRQEGFISVIAWFSLTGIALGVATLIIVMGVMNGFRAELLGRILGLNGHMTVYGAAEPLRDWDAVAQRMRSLPDVVDATALVEGQAMATANGAASGALVRAMKPEDMARRTLIVSNVKSGDIADFTGDDAAMIGIRMAGRMGLKVGDRITLISPQGNVTAFGTMPRLRAFKIAAIYEVGMFEYDNAFVFLPMEAGQNFFRTGEDVSGIEVFVRDPQRVWRARQDVIAAAQQPVRVLDWQQANSSFFNAVQVERNVMFLILTLIILVAAFNIISSLIMLVKDKSRDIAILRTMGASRGSVLCIFFMAGASIGVLGTFAGLGLGMLFNLNIEHIRQFLQWVTGTQLFSAEVYFLATMPSKTDPNEVIQVVLMALGLSFLATIYPAWRAARLDPVEALRYE
- a CDS encoding proline--tRNA ligase: MRLSRYFLPTIKENPSEAQIVSHRLMLRAGMVRQSAAGIYSWLPLGFKALKKIEQIVREEQNRSGAIELLMPTIQSADLWRESGRYDDYGKEMLRIVDRHEREMLFGPTNEELITDIFRTYMKSYKDLPLNLYHIQWKFRDEVRPRFGVMRGREFLMKDAYSFDIDGKGARAAYNKMFVAYLRTFARMGLKAIPMRADTGPIGGDLSHEFIILADTGESEVYCDASWMEADVLKKDVDFSADLQPLVDEWLSKYAATSEMHDPAKCPVPPDQLRKARGIEVGHIFYFGTKYSKPMNAQVAGPDGAPVLVEMGSYGIGVSRLVGALIEASHDEAGIVWPDAVAPFDVALVNLRVGDAKCDAACEDLYAKLQKAGKDVLYADTSDSAGAKFATMDLIGLPWQLVVGPRGLANGKVELKRRRTGERIELSVEEALNRLLAPAA